GACTACGGCATTCCTGTCTTTGCAATCAAAGGGGAAGACAACGAGACCTACCACCGCCACGTGCAAATCGCCCTTGATCACAAACCGCAGGTGATCATCGACGACGGTTGCGATGTGGTGGCGACCCTCGTGCAAGAGCGGCCGCAACAGCTACCGGATGTGATCGGCACCACCGAAGAGACAACGACGGGAATTGTGCGCCTGCGTGCCATGCTGCGCGACGGTGTGTTGACCTTCCCTGCTATGAACGTCAACGACGCGGAAACCAAGCATTTCTTTGACAACCGCTACGGCACCGGCCAATCGACCTTGGATGGCATCATTCGTGCCACCAACATCCTGTTGGCGGGCAAAACGATCGTGGTGGCTGGCTATGGCTGGTGCGGCAAAGGCACGGCGATGCGAGCTGCTGGCATGGGTGCCAATGTGATCGTTACCGAAATCGATCCGGTCAAAGCGATCGAAGCGGTGATGGATGGCTTCCGTGTGCTGCCGATGGCAGAAGCAGCTCCCCTCGGTGATTTGTTTGTGACTGTCACCGGTAACAAGCACGTGATCCGCAAAGAGCATTTTGCTGCCATGAAAGATGGCGCGATCGTTTGCAACAGCGGTCACTTCGATATCGAAATCGACATCGCTGGTCTGAAAACCCTGTCGAGCGACGTGCGCACGGTGCGTCCGTTCACTGAAGAATATCGCCTTGCTTCGGGCAAGTCGGTGATCGTTCTGGGTGAAGGTCGTCTGGTCAACTTGGCTGCCGCTGAGGGCCACCCCAGTGCGGTCATGGATATGAGCTTTGCCAACCAAGCGCTGGCGGTTGAGCATTTGGTGAGTAATCGCGGTCAGTTGGAGCCGGGTATCCACTCGATTCCCGAAGACCTCGATCGCCAGATTGCCACGCTGAAGCTGCAGGCCATGGGCATTGTGATCGATAGCCTGACGGACGACCAAACCACCTATATCAACTCCTGGACCTCGGGCACCTAGACTGAGTTCGATATCTGTTTAAGCCTGTGGCCATCTAATCGGGGGAAACATCGTGGATCGCTGGATCGATATGACGATGGACAGCTTGGGGTACTGGGGCATTGGTCTACTGATGTTCCTGGAAAACCTCTTTCCCCCGATTCCCTCGGAGCTAATCATGCCCTTGGCGGGGTATTCCGCAGCGCAAGGGCAGATTGCTTTGCTACCTGCGATCGTGGCGGGCGTTGTCGGCACGATGGTTGGAGCCTTGCCTTGGTACTACCTCGGCCGCTGGCTTGGTGAAGACCGGATTTTGCTCTGGCTTGAGCGCCATGGCCGCTGGTTGGGCATTCGACCTCACGAACTGCAGCGATCGCGGCGTTGGTTTAACCGCCATGGTCGCAAGATTGTGTTTTGGGGGCGGTTGATTCCTGGCATTCGTACTTTGATCTCGTTGCCTGCTGGCTTCGAGCGGATGCGGCTGCGAGAGTTTTTGATCTACTCCACCCTCGGCACCACGATTTGGGTCCTGTTGCTGACGCTGGCTGGTTACAAGCTACGGCGTAACTTTGCCCTCGTAGAGCAGTGGCTTGCTCCCGTCTCCAAAGGGGTTGCTGCCCTGCTCTTAGTTCTGCTGTTGGTCTGGTTAGGCCGTCGCTGGTGGCTGGCACGGCAACGGGCAACGGTTGAGGCGCGGCGCGATCGCTAAATTCTTGGGATACATTGGCACGTTTGTTCCTTGGTCAGCGTCAAGATCACGGTTGTACCGCTGTAGGAATTCAGATCGGTGTTGAGTCAACAACGGCCTTGGCAATGGGTAGTCTTGACCACCGCAGCTTTGCTGGTCTTCCCTAGCCCTGCTTTGACAGAGCCCCCGCCCCAACGCTTGATTACGGTGACAGGTCAGGGCCAAGAGTCGGCTCCGGCCAAGCTATTAGAAGTGAATTTGGGCGTTGAAGTTCAGGCTGCGACGGCAGAAGCCGCCCAGGCCGAAGTGTCACGACGGGCTGATGCACTGGTCAAGCTGCTGCGCGATCGCCGTGTGGAACAGTTGGAAACCACAGGGCTTAACCTCAGTCCGCGCTACCGCTATCGCGATAATCAGCAAATTCCTGACGGTTTTACAGCAACCTACAGCCTGCGCTTCCGCAGTCCCAGCACTGCTGCTGGCTCAGTCATTGATGCAGCAGTCAAGTCGGGCAGTACGCGCATCGATAGCATTCGCTTTGTGGCCACAGATGCTGAGGTCGCCATAGCTCAAGCAGCTGCACTGCGGGAAGCAGCGGCCGATGCTCGCCAAAAAGCTGACATTGTCTTGCGATCGCTGGGTTTGAGTGCCCAGGACATTCAGTCGATCCAGATCAATAACGCCGCGACTCCAACCCCTGTGGCTCAGTTCCGGGGTGCGGTAGCAGATAGTGCGCCTGCAGTCCCGATCGTTGGGGGCGATCAGGAGGTGAATGCAGCCGTGACGTTGCAAATTCGCTACTGAGCCTTCCGCTCCTGCTACTAGGCTTTTGCTTCGATCTGGGGAAAAGTCTGTCTAATGACTAGCTCTACAAACCCGCGGCTTTAGGCTGGAGAGGAGCTGCTTTGGCGGCTGATGTTCTTCTGCTGGACGATTCCCATGGGCATAAGCCCTCCTTTCTCGCAGTTAGTGCTCGTGCTGCTCGCCCTTGCGATCGGGGCGCTGCCCCTACAAAAAACGATCAGGCTGGCGGGGTCTCTCCAGCTCGACCTCCAGACTTGGCCGTGGCAGCGATCGCTGATTGCTCTGCTGCAGGGGAGTGCGGTGTTTGCGATCGCGGCTAGCTTAGACCTCGCGCGATCGCCCCTCTATCTCTTAGCGCTGCTGGCGTTAAGCATTGGGGGCTATCTCACTCAGCGGCAACCGCTGCTGGCGGCGATCGCGGTGGCGTTTGTCTGGTCGGACTGGCCGACGGCCACAATCGCGCTGTTGCTGGGTGTAGTCAGCATCATCGTGGTGCAAAACAGCCGCTGGAGTTGGGCGATCGCGATCGCCGCGTTTCCAATCGTGACCGCCCTGATGCACAGCCAAGATGGTCTGCGAGTCGCGCTGACGGTGTTGCTGGCGCTCTGGTTGGTGATGGTCAGTACCCCTACCACTCCTGCTCTGGATCAGGTGTTTTCGCGACCGGAACGCGGCGTGCGGGACTTGTCGAGCTTGGTCGGCACCCAAGCGCCCGTTGGCCATCGCGCCCACAATCTGGTGCAGTTACATCAGCAGAGTGGGGCCACCCCCCAAGCTTGGGTGTTGCAGCCAGGGGATGATCCCGAGTGGTTGCTGCAGGTAGCGGATGTGACGCCTGAGGAGCCGTTGGCCGTCTTGTCGTCACCGGTAGGCGGAAGCTTGCAGGCCGAAGACTGCCAGATCGTCCGTGATTTAGTGGAGTTGCGTCAGGCTATCTACGCCGTACTGGCTGACTATCAGCGTCAACCGGTTGGTAGCGGTGTGGCGATCATCTTGCAGCGATCGCCTCTAGCTCGCTATGCCGGTTGGGTGATGCTGCGATCGCAGAGCGCAGAGATTCTGGGGTTGCCCGGCGATCGTCAAAACCTGCATCGCAGCTCGCGACCCCGCGATCACTATCGTTGGGAGGGTCAAAAGTTCACGCCGGTCTCAGGCTCCAGCGCCGACCTGCCGCGCACCGTCCTTGATCGCCTAGTAGCCCGGTTCGAACCGCTACAGCGATCGCTCAGCCCCAACGAGGAATTAATGCTGGAGTGGGCGGATGATGGTGAGCAGGCTTGGCTACTCCAACTGTT
The sequence above is a segment of the Synechococcus elongatus PCC 11801 genome. Coding sequences within it:
- a CDS encoding DedA family protein translates to MDRWIDMTMDSLGYWGIGLLMFLENLFPPIPSELIMPLAGYSAAQGQIALLPAIVAGVVGTMVGALPWYYLGRWLGEDRILLWLERHGRWLGIRPHELQRSRRWFNRHGRKIVFWGRLIPGIRTLISLPAGFERMRLREFLIYSTLGTTIWVLLLTLAGYKLRRNFALVEQWLAPVSKGVAALLLVLLLVWLGRRWWLARQRATVEARRDR
- the ahcY gene encoding adenosylhomocysteinase is translated as MTAATIAPISYEVKDLSLAPLGKQRIEWAAREMPVIRLIRDRFAAEKPLDGIRLVACCHVTTETANLAIALKAGGADAILIASNPLSTQDDVAASLVADYGIPVFAIKGEDNETYHRHVQIALDHKPQVIIDDGCDVVATLVQERPQQLPDVIGTTEETTTGIVRLRAMLRDGVLTFPAMNVNDAETKHFFDNRYGTGQSTLDGIIRATNILLAGKTIVVAGYGWCGKGTAMRAAGMGANVIVTEIDPVKAIEAVMDGFRVLPMAEAAPLGDLFVTVTGNKHVIRKEHFAAMKDGAIVCNSGHFDIEIDIAGLKTLSSDVRTVRPFTEEYRLASGKSVIVLGEGRLVNLAAAEGHPSAVMDMSFANQALAVEHLVSNRGQLEPGIHSIPEDLDRQIATLKLQAMGIVIDSLTDDQTTYINSWTSGT
- a CDS encoding SIMPL domain-containing protein → MLSQQRPWQWVVLTTAALLVFPSPALTEPPPQRLITVTGQGQESAPAKLLEVNLGVEVQAATAEAAQAEVSRRADALVKLLRDRRVEQLETTGLNLSPRYRYRDNQQIPDGFTATYSLRFRSPSTAAGSVIDAAVKSGSTRIDSIRFVATDAEVAIAQAAALREAAADARQKADIVLRSLGLSAQDIQSIQINNAATPTPVAQFRGAVADSAPAVPIVGGDQEVNAAVTLQIRY